From one Lysinibacillus sp. G4S2 genomic stretch:
- a CDS encoding adenine deaminase C-terminal domain-containing protein — MDPVWKITELRQQLAVIDGKKAPDIVLKNARYLHSMLKQWVVGNIWILGDRIVYAGDRMPPLVEGTEVVDCTNKTIVPGYIEPHVHPFQLYHPQSFADFCGQLGTTTFISDNLGFVLSLENKKAFSILDDLKELPFSFYWWTRFDSQTEMEQEGEIFSNTSILEWLERDDVLLGGELTGWPRLLRGDDQMLYRMQMAKGFGKKVEGHFPGASERTLARMKLLGADGDHEAMTVEEVERRIMQGYAVTLRHSAIRPDLPNLLKGIVEKELPIFDHLMMTTDGSPPSFHEDGVMDKCIQVALDAGVAPIDAYQMASYNVARYYNMSNLHGFIATGRFASLNILQDEWHPVPESVLSKGVWLKRDGEQVQRLAAIDYSAFPEFNLDFSLTSHDFQFSMPFGIELVNDVITKPYNSLITREGQLADHDECYLMLINKDGNWHVNTMVKGFATSIQGFASSYSNTGDILLIGKNKDDMIKAFEEMKAMRGGIVLVEKGEVIATVPLTIGGILYDGDVKELTEKEKTLKQALAERGYHLGDAIYSLFFLQSTHLPYIRITPKGIFDVMKNKLLLPAVMR; from the coding sequence ATGGATCCAGTATGGAAAATTACTGAATTACGTCAACAATTGGCTGTAATTGATGGCAAAAAAGCACCGGATATTGTGTTGAAAAATGCACGTTATTTACATAGCATGCTTAAACAGTGGGTAGTAGGGAACATTTGGATTTTGGGAGACCGTATTGTCTATGCTGGTGATAGAATGCCTCCGTTAGTAGAAGGGACAGAAGTGGTCGATTGTACGAATAAAACGATTGTACCAGGATATATTGAACCGCATGTTCATCCATTCCAGTTATATCATCCACAATCTTTTGCTGATTTTTGTGGACAGTTAGGAACTACAACTTTTATTTCTGATAATTTAGGCTTCGTTTTATCTTTAGAAAATAAGAAAGCGTTTTCAATTTTAGACGATTTGAAAGAGCTACCGTTTTCATTTTACTGGTGGACACGTTTTGATTCGCAAACTGAAATGGAACAGGAGGGAGAAATTTTCTCCAATACGTCCATTTTAGAATGGTTAGAACGAGATGATGTTTTACTTGGAGGAGAATTAACGGGCTGGCCAAGGTTGTTACGTGGGGATGACCAAATGCTATATCGTATGCAAATGGCTAAGGGCTTCGGAAAAAAAGTAGAAGGGCACTTCCCAGGAGCATCAGAAAGAACTTTAGCACGTATGAAGCTACTTGGTGCAGATGGTGATCATGAAGCTATGACGGTGGAAGAAGTGGAGCGACGTATTATGCAAGGATATGCTGTAACGCTACGTCATTCTGCAATACGTCCAGATTTACCAAACCTATTAAAGGGAATCGTCGAAAAAGAGCTACCTATTTTTGACCATTTAATGATGACAACAGATGGCTCGCCACCTTCATTCCATGAGGATGGTGTGATGGATAAATGTATTCAGGTAGCCTTAGATGCTGGTGTAGCACCAATAGATGCCTATCAAATGGCCTCTTATAATGTGGCTCGCTATTATAATATGTCTAACTTACATGGCTTTATCGCAACTGGTCGATTTGCTTCTCTAAACATTTTACAAGATGAATGGCATCCTGTTCCTGAGAGCGTCCTATCAAAAGGAGTTTGGTTAAAACGAGATGGAGAGCAAGTGCAGAGGCTTGCTGCAATTGATTATTCAGCGTTTCCTGAATTTAATTTAGATTTTTCGTTAACGTCACATGATTTTCAATTCTCGATGCCATTTGGAATTGAGCTAGTAAATGATGTTATTACGAAACCATATAACTCACTAATTACTAGAGAAGGGCAGCTTGCAGATCATGATGAATGCTATTTAATGCTCATCAATAAAGACGGTAATTGGCATGTTAATACGATGGTTAAAGGCTTTGCTACTAGTATTCAAGGCTTTGCCTCCTCTTATTCGAATACAGGCGACATTTTACTTATCGGAAAAAATAAAGACGATATGATAAAAGCCTTTGAAGAAATGAAGGCAATGCGAGGTGGGATCGTCCTTGTTGAAAAAGGAGAAGTCATAGCTACTGTACCATTGACTATTGGTGGTATTTTATATGATGGCGATGTTAAGGAGCTAACAGAAAAAGAGAAGACTTTAAAACAAGCATTAGCAGAACGTGGTTACCACTTAGGAGACGCAATTTATTCTTTATTCTTTTTACAATCTACTCATTTACCATATATCCGTATAACACCAAAAGGGATTTTTGATGTTATGAAGAATAAGTTATTATTACCAGCAGTTATGCGCTAG